From a single Pelobacter seleniigenes DSM 18267 genomic region:
- a CDS encoding HpcH/HpaI aldolase family protein — protein sequence MFRENQLKRKLQLGQPAFSFWLHTASPIVAEILALTGYDGAIIDLEHGPDNYLSATSHMQAMSATSTCPIIRVPWNDPVEIKRALDTGVEGIMIPEVNSVAEAEAAVSACHYPPRGKRGVASVLNRASSYGLQVSHYEKTCGQELLVIAQIESLKAVANLEQIAAVDGIDVLFIGPSDLSGDCGKVGDFNNPVFVDALARAEQIIKKSDKFLGGLPRGCDPATAMLERGYDFIVSASDVLLLRDAALHDLQTVRGFMP from the coding sequence ATGTTCAGAGAAAATCAGCTGAAAAGGAAACTTCAGCTCGGCCAACCCGCTTTTTCTTTCTGGCTGCACACCGCCAGTCCGATTGTTGCTGAAATTCTGGCGCTGACCGGCTATGACGGCGCCATTATCGACCTGGAACATGGTCCCGACAATTACCTGAGCGCCACCAGCCACATGCAGGCCATGAGCGCGACTTCGACCTGCCCGATTATCCGGGTGCCCTGGAACGATCCGGTGGAAATCAAGCGGGCCCTCGATACCGGGGTTGAAGGCATCATGATTCCGGAAGTCAACAGCGTTGCCGAAGCCGAGGCGGCGGTCAGTGCCTGCCACTATCCGCCGCGCGGCAAGCGTGGGGTGGCCAGCGTCCTTAACCGGGCGTCATCCTACGGGTTGCAGGTCAGCCACTACGAGAAAACCTGTGGTCAGGAGCTGCTGGTTATAGCGCAGATCGAAAGCCTCAAAGCGGTGGCCAATCTTGAACAGATCGCCGCGGTCGACGGCATCGATGTGCTCTTCATTGGACCCAGCGATCTTTCCGGTGATTGCGGTAAAGTGGGCGATTTCAACAACCCGGTCTTTGTCGATGCCCTGGCCCGGGCCGAACAAATCATCAAAAAGAGTGACAAGTTCCTCGGCGGCCTGCCGCGCGGTTGCGACCCGGCCACGGCGATGCTGGAACGGGGCTACGATTTTATCGTTTCCGCGTCCGATGTCCTGCTGTTGCGGGACGCTGCGTTACATGATCTACAGACGGTCCGCGGTTTCATGCCCTAA
- a CDS encoding aldehyde dehydrogenase (NADP(+)) encodes MSITGKLLINGEWVTGQSGTYQAVNPASGAKLEPILSKASSAQVDAAVAAAAACAAEFRRCSLAKRAEFLRACATEIMALGDELVQRAIAETGLPQGRIEGERGRTCFQLNMFADVVEAGDFLDVRIDTALPDRQPLPRPDLRYMNQAIGPVVVFGASNFPLAFSVAGGDTASAFAAGCPVLVKGHSSHPGTSELMAQAIDKAIKQTGLPAGVFSLLMGAGREVGSALVVAPEVKAVGFTGSFSGGMTLVKLANDRPEPIPVFTEMGSQNPVILLPKKLASEAEQVAEGFVTSLNMGVGQFCTNPGLVLGIAGPELDRFIKAAEECLAKQPAGVMLNQGIQEAYNEGVATISSQPGVTCNAVGESHQGKTGFCGQPTLLTVSASDFIANTALTEEMFGPASLLVTCKDLAELEAVVTSLKGQLTGTIQTAPGEMSEYPELIDLLNTRVGRLLVNGYPTGVEVCHAMVHGGPFPAASDVRFTSVGSAAIYRFLRPICLQNYPPELFPEPLQNSNPLNIWRLVNGSRTRDAI; translated from the coding sequence ATGTCTATTACAGGAAAATTGTTAATCAACGGAGAATGGGTGACAGGCCAATCTGGAACCTACCAGGCTGTCAACCCGGCGAGCGGTGCCAAGCTCGAACCGATTCTGAGTAAAGCCTCTTCCGCCCAGGTTGACGCCGCTGTTGCCGCGGCCGCGGCCTGCGCTGCCGAATTTCGTCGCTGCTCATTGGCCAAACGAGCTGAATTTCTGCGCGCTTGCGCAACGGAAATCATGGCGCTTGGTGATGAACTGGTGCAACGGGCCATTGCCGAAACCGGGCTGCCGCAGGGGCGTATCGAAGGGGAGCGGGGTCGGACCTGTTTCCAGCTGAACATGTTCGCCGATGTTGTTGAAGCCGGGGATTTTCTTGATGTCCGTATCGACACGGCCCTGCCGGACCGGCAGCCTCTGCCGCGGCCGGATCTGCGCTACATGAATCAAGCCATCGGTCCGGTGGTGGTGTTTGGCGCCAGTAACTTTCCGCTGGCTTTTTCGGTGGCTGGCGGTGATACCGCTTCAGCTTTTGCCGCTGGTTGCCCGGTTTTGGTTAAGGGGCATTCCTCCCACCCCGGCACCAGCGAGCTGATGGCTCAGGCCATTGACAAAGCGATTAAACAGACCGGGCTGCCGGCGGGCGTCTTCTCCCTGCTGATGGGTGCCGGTCGTGAAGTCGGCAGCGCCCTGGTGGTGGCGCCGGAGGTCAAGGCGGTCGGATTTACCGGTTCCTTCAGTGGTGGCATGACTCTGGTCAAGTTGGCCAATGATCGCCCGGAGCCGATTCCGGTCTTCACCGAGATGGGCAGTCAGAATCCGGTTATTCTGCTCCCCAAAAAGCTCGCCAGCGAAGCCGAACAGGTCGCCGAAGGATTTGTCACCTCGCTGAATATGGGAGTCGGTCAGTTCTGTACCAATCCCGGACTGGTGCTGGGGATTGCCGGACCAGAGCTGGATCGGTTCATCAAGGCCGCCGAAGAATGTCTGGCCAAACAACCGGCCGGCGTCATGCTTAACCAGGGCATTCAGGAAGCATATAACGAAGGGGTGGCGACCATCTCCAGTCAACCCGGCGTGACCTGCAATGCCGTCGGCGAAAGTCATCAGGGAAAGACCGGTTTTTGCGGCCAGCCAACCTTGCTGACGGTTTCTGCGAGCGATTTCATTGCCAATACGGCCCTGACCGAAGAGATGTTCGGGCCGGCCTCTCTGCTGGTCACCTGTAAAGACCTGGCAGAACTGGAAGCCGTCGTGACCAGCCTTAAGGGGCAGCTGACCGGCACGATTCAGACCGCGCCTGGAGAAATGAGTGAATACCCGGAACTGATCGACCTGCTCAATACCAGGGTCGGCCGGTTGCTGGTCAACGGGTACCCCACCGGTGTGGAAGTTTGTCATGCCATGGTTCACGGCGGTCCGTTCCCGGCCGCCAGCGACGTGCGCTTTACCTCGGTGGGTTCCGCGGCCATCTATCGCTTCCTGCGGCCGATCTGCCTGCAGAACTATCCGCCGGAACTGTTTCCTGAGCCGCTCCAGAACAGCAATCCCCTCAATATCTGGCGGTTGGTGAACGGCAGCCGGACCAGGGATGCCATCTGA
- the ltnD gene encoding L-threonate dehydrogenase: protein MENPAQQQTVGVIGLGSMGMGSALALHDAGFDVIGYDVSAAAREKFSAAGARVAENPAAVAAATDIIFVVVVNSDQVDAVLFGADSISTTMAAGGLVIQCATVAPSYARSLGKRLAEKQLELLDAPISGGSVKARQGKLSVMASGAPKNFARAAAVLEAVAEKVYRLGDTPGAGSSVKLVNQHLAGVHIAAAAEAMALGISMGLDPATLYEVITHSAGNSWMFENRVPHILAGDYTPHSAVDIFVKDLGIVHTTGREQTLPLPLAATALLQFTAASSAGHGREDDSAVIKVYEHLSNLKLPAKKD, encoded by the coding sequence ATGGAAAATCCTGCCCAGCAGCAAACAGTCGGTGTCATTGGCCTCGGTTCCATGGGAATGGGCAGTGCCCTGGCTCTGCATGACGCCGGGTTTGACGTCATCGGTTATGACGTCAGCGCTGCCGCCCGCGAGAAGTTCAGCGCCGCAGGTGCGCGAGTCGCTGAAAATCCTGCCGCAGTCGCCGCCGCCACCGACATCATCTTTGTGGTGGTGGTGAACTCGGACCAGGTCGATGCGGTTTTGTTCGGTGCGGATTCGATCTCGACAACCATGGCCGCAGGCGGACTGGTTATCCAATGCGCAACGGTGGCGCCAAGCTACGCCCGTTCGTTGGGAAAACGGCTGGCGGAAAAGCAGCTCGAACTGCTCGATGCACCGATCAGCGGAGGCTCGGTGAAAGCCCGCCAGGGGAAACTGTCGGTGATGGCTTCTGGAGCGCCGAAAAATTTTGCCCGCGCCGCGGCTGTTTTGGAGGCGGTGGCTGAAAAGGTCTATCGGCTCGGGGATACCCCCGGCGCCGGTTCCAGCGTCAAACTGGTCAATCAGCATCTGGCCGGGGTTCATATCGCCGCAGCGGCTGAAGCCATGGCCCTGGGGATCAGCATGGGGCTTGATCCCGCCACGCTCTACGAGGTGATTACCCACAGCGCCGGGAATTCCTGGATGTTTGAAAACCGGGTGCCGCATATTCTGGCCGGTGACTACACCCCGCACAGTGCCGTCGATATTTTTGTCAAGGACCTCGGCATTGTCCACACCACCGGGCGGGAGCAGACCCTGCCGTTGCCGCTGGCCGCCACGGCGTTGCTGCAGTTTACCGCTGCAAGTTCTGCCGGTCACGGCCGGGAAGATGACAGTGCGGTCATCAAGGTTTATGAGCATTTGAGCAACCTCAAATTGCCGGCTAAAAAAGACTGA
- a CDS encoding aspartate/glutamate racemase family protein produces MQNSGGIVTIVHTSFVSVDDLTALFKELGPEIQLRHIVDDSLLPEVLANGGVTSAVRSRICAYYRAAEDAGSDLIFNQCSSVGEAADIAAQLITTPVVKVDEEMARIACRTSRKIAVAATLETTLGPTCRLLEKTALAMQKEIAVEPLLVNGAFAELVSGNRQKHNDMVLTAIRGALEQVDAVVCAQGSMVAILPELGQTKVPVLTSPRTGVAYAVAELRKIMAQKNH; encoded by the coding sequence ATGCAGAATTCAGGCGGTATTGTGACCATTGTTCATACCAGTTTTGTCTCGGTCGACGATCTGACCGCCCTGTTCAAGGAACTGGGTCCGGAGATTCAGCTGCGCCATATCGTTGATGACAGCCTGCTGCCGGAGGTCCTGGCCAACGGCGGAGTGACCTCGGCGGTGCGCAGTCGGATCTGTGCTTATTATCGCGCGGCCGAAGATGCCGGCTCTGACCTGATTTTTAACCAGTGCTCATCGGTGGGCGAAGCTGCCGATATCGCTGCGCAACTGATAACCACACCGGTGGTCAAGGTGGATGAAGAGATGGCGCGTATCGCTTGCCGGACCAGCCGGAAGATTGCCGTAGCAGCGACCCTCGAAACCACTTTGGGGCCGACCTGCCGGTTGCTGGAAAAAACCGCTCTCGCCATGCAGAAAGAGATTGCCGTTGAACCGTTACTGGTCAATGGAGCGTTTGCCGAGCTTGTTTCCGGAAACCGGCAGAAACACAACGATATGGTCCTGACCGCGATCAGGGGCGCGCTGGAACAGGTTGATGCCGTGGTTTGTGCTCAGGGCAGCATGGTGGCAATTTTACCGGAACTGGGTCAAACCAAAGTCCCGGTGCTGACCAGTCCCAGAACCGGCGTCGCTTACGCCGTTGCCGAATTGCGCAAGATCATGGCGCAGAAAAATCATTGA
- a CDS encoding fumarylacetoacetate hydrolase family protein, translating into MKLLRYGGKGQEKPAILDREGRIRDLSGQVKDIAAAVLSPDGLARIAALDLERLPLVTGTPRLGPCVGQVGKFLCIGLNYSDHAAESGMAIPAEPVLFMKATSAIAGPADDVVIPRGAQKTDWEVELGVVIGTRASYVSEKDALQHVAGYCVVNDLSERAYQLEGTGQWVKGKSCDGFGPLGPWLVTRDEVPDPQNLQLWLDLNEQRYQEGSTARMIFGVAEIISYLSRYMTLYPGDVISTGTPPGVGMGLRPPRYLRPGDRLRLGIVGLGEQNQVCVEHSF; encoded by the coding sequence ATGAAGTTATTACGCTATGGAGGAAAAGGGCAGGAAAAACCCGCCATCCTGGACCGGGAAGGGCGGATTCGTGATTTGTCCGGCCAGGTGAAAGACATTGCGGCGGCTGTGCTCTCGCCTGACGGATTGGCCCGCATTGCCGCGCTGGATCTTGAGCGTCTTCCCCTTGTAACCGGCACCCCGCGGCTCGGTCCCTGTGTCGGCCAGGTCGGTAAATTCCTTTGCATCGGGCTGAACTATTCCGATCATGCCGCCGAATCCGGCATGGCCATTCCGGCTGAACCCGTGCTGTTCATGAAAGCAACCAGCGCCATTGCCGGACCGGCAGACGATGTGGTGATCCCGCGCGGAGCGCAGAAGACCGATTGGGAAGTCGAACTCGGGGTGGTCATCGGCACACGGGCCTCCTATGTCAGTGAAAAAGACGCCCTGCAACATGTCGCCGGTTACTGTGTGGTCAATGACCTCAGTGAACGGGCCTATCAGCTGGAAGGAACCGGGCAGTGGGTCAAAGGCAAGTCCTGCGATGGTTTCGGCCCCTTGGGACCCTGGCTGGTGACCCGGGATGAAGTTCCGGATCCCCAGAATCTGCAGCTGTGGCTTGACCTTAACGAGCAGCGTTATCAGGAGGGCTCGACCGCCAGGATGATCTTCGGGGTCGCGGAGATCATCAGTTATCTAAGTCGCTATATGACCCTGTATCCGGGCGATGTCATCTCCACCGGAACGCCCCCCGGAGTCGGCATGGGCCTGCGACCGCCGCGCTATCTTCGCCCTGGTGATCGGCTGCGGCTCGGCATTGTCGGGCTGGGCGAGCAGAATCAGGTTTGTGTTGAACATTCATTTTAA
- a CDS encoding fumarylacetoacetate hydrolase family protein: protein MPLELHPEAILPVDAHQATLIGRAWLPEPAAGPAVVLVRGDDVIDISAFAPTVSALLEKPGLVQELATLEGPLIGSVSALLANSSADRRDPGQPYFLTPIDLQAIKACGVTFVVSMLERVIEEQAKGDPQAAASIRETINAEIGSDLAAVVPGSAAADRLKQALQQRGVWSQYLEVGIGPYAEVFTKAQPMSAVGIGAEIGIHPESTWNNPEPEVVLVVNSSGVIVGVTLGNDVNLRDFEGRSALLLGRAKDNNASTALGPFIRILDDNFSLDDVRNLELAMKVAGDDGFVLSDGSNMSKISRDPADLVKQTISRNHQYPDGLVLFTGTLFAPTYDRDAAGMGFTHKIGDIVTISTPRLGALINRVNVTVAAPPWTFGTGQLMKNLAQRGLL, encoded by the coding sequence ATGCCCTTAGAATTACATCCTGAAGCTATCCTTCCCGTCGATGCTCACCAAGCTACCTTGATCGGTCGCGCCTGGCTTCCCGAACCTGCTGCCGGCCCGGCTGTTGTCCTGGTTCGTGGTGATGATGTTATCGATATCTCCGCTTTCGCGCCGACGGTTTCCGCTCTGCTGGAGAAGCCCGGGCTGGTGCAGGAACTGGCGACTCTTGAAGGTCCGCTGATCGGTTCCGTCAGTGCGCTGCTGGCCAATAGTTCGGCTGATCGCCGGGATCCCGGCCAACCCTATTTTCTGACTCCCATCGATCTGCAGGCGATCAAGGCCTGTGGGGTGACCTTTGTGGTCAGCATGCTGGAGCGGGTCATTGAAGAACAAGCCAAGGGCGATCCCCAAGCCGCTGCAAGTATCCGCGAGACCATCAACGCCGAAATCGGCAGCGATCTGGCTGCCGTTGTGCCCGGCTCGGCCGCAGCTGACAGGCTTAAACAGGCCCTGCAGCAACGCGGGGTCTGGTCCCAGTATCTGGAAGTGGGGATCGGCCCCTATGCCGAGGTTTTCACCAAAGCCCAGCCCATGTCAGCGGTCGGTATCGGCGCTGAGATCGGCATTCATCCGGAATCGACCTGGAACAATCCCGAACCCGAGGTGGTCCTGGTGGTCAATTCCAGCGGCGTTATTGTTGGAGTGACCCTGGGTAACGATGTCAACCTGCGTGATTTTGAGGGGCGTAGCGCCTTGTTGCTGGGGCGAGCCAAGGACAATAACGCCTCCACCGCGCTGGGACCCTTCATCCGAATCCTGGATGACAACTTTTCCCTGGACGATGTGCGCAACCTTGAGCTGGCCATGAAAGTGGCCGGGGACGATGGCTTTGTCCTGAGCGACGGCAGCAATATGAGCAAAATCAGCCGCGACCCGGCGGACCTGGTGAAACAGACCATCAGTCGTAATCATCAATATCCGGACGGTCTGGTCCTGTTCACCGGGACCCTGTTTGCCCCGACCTATGACCGGGATGCGGCCGGCATGGGCTTCACCCATAAGATTGGTGATATTGTCACGATCTCAACCCCTCGCCTGGGGGCGTTGATCAATCGCGTGAATGTGACTGTCGCCGCGCCGCCCTGGACCTTTGGGACCGGGCAGCTGATGAAAAATCTGGCGCAGCGCGGTTTGTTATAA